Sequence from the Paenibacillus riograndensis SBR5 genome:
GCACAGAAACGGTATCCTATGCAATTAATAAACATGCCAACAACCCGTCAGGCACATGCCTGGTGGGTTGTTTTATATATGCTCTAAACTCAAATCCCTCCCGGATGAACCGGACTCCTGCTATCTTGAATAGAGTCTGGGGATAGTCCCATTTCTAGCTCTTCCTCCTTCCATGGCTCCTAGTAGATCCCATTTATGTTTGTTATCCTATCAAAAAAGACGCATCCACTGGATACGTCTTAGAGTAATATTATACTAAGCTTTTTTTGCATTATTAAAAAAGTTATGAACAAATGAAATACCACCATACTCGGGGAATTGCAAGTTAAACTTATCTATAAAGTATTGCTTTTGTTCCCTAGCTGCATGCTGTATTAATAAGTAATATAAATGTTTGGCTTTAGGCTGCTTATCTATCGCTTCATTAAGGAACTCAACGGCATCAGAGTAGTAGCCTTGATTCGCATGATATAACCCAAGGTTTACTAGACTATTAAAATCCAGCTCCTTCTGGGACAATAATATACTATAGTAATTCATGGCCATGTCGGTTAAGTTTAAGGTGTAAAAATAATTCGCCAGTTGGTTAATTATACCAGGTGATTTGCAAAGCTGAATAAATTGATCAAATTTCTCAAACTCTTTGATTAGAAATAGCTGCTTGCTAACTAAAAACAATGAACTGGAATAATGTTTTAATAATCCTTCTTCCACAGATGAATTTTCAAAAAACAGCTTCTCCACAATTGAAGTCAACTGAGTGATATCATCATGATCCAAGATTCGCGTGATTTCATGAAGTCTTTGAAGGGAATTCCACTTAAGAGCACCCACAACCATCTGCACCCAAATCTGAAGTTTCCAATCCACGTCATTATTCACTTCAGGAATTGGAAGGGACATCCATTCTTCTTTTTTATCTGTTAAAATTACATAGCGAAACTGATCCAGAATATTAATATTATCCAACGTAGTCAGGTATTTCTCGTAATAATTAACCAACTCAGCCTGACCTAATACCAGCGATATTTTAAATAAAAGATTACATTCTGCTTCATTTCTCACATCATATATTTTATCTAGAAATCCTATTATTGCAGCAGGTTCTTCATTCTGACACAGCCATTCCACCAATTTTAATAACACTTTTGGATTTCTGTTATTTTTATTCAAGAGCTTGGACAACCAATATATAGCCTGCTGATTATCATTTAAACGAAAATAAATATCTACGAGCTGCTGCACCGGTGTCTCGAAACTGTACATCGGATCAACAAGCCAAATCTCTTGATTTCTTTTTGCTCTTTGTTCTGCGGTGTTAATTGCCTGTAAGTAAGATGCTATTGCATCGTCAAAAAAACCCAAGGTCTCAAAATGAACTCCCTTAATGGTATGATATTCTGAAAAATCCTTATATTTATATAATTCTTTTTCAGTCCAGCGCCATGAGGAGTCCAAGCGACCATTCTTAAAGTACAAGCTTATAAGTCCCATCAAACAATGCGAGTACCATGCCTCTTTAGCCGTTGCACCTTTTGCTGCGCGTTCATAACATTGAAGCGCCTCCTCATCCTCCTTTCCAAAGCGATATTGGTTACCAAGTGTAAACCAATCGTACGCGCTCAGTTTGTTAGCCTTCTTCATTTCATTAAAGATCGACATGTTCCGTTCATGCTTGCTCTTTTCTGTTACGCGTTGAATCTGATACCCTGTATGATAAATCTCAAGAGAAATTTTTTTATGCAATAACTTCTCTTTACCGCCCCTTGTTAATTGTTCGTGAATAGGACGTTCAAAGTGTATTCCTTTAAAGTTTGGAAACAGACGTGTTACTGGGGCTGTCGTCATTTCCTCCTGATAATCTTTTTCCCCGGTAAAATTAATGACTGGCAGTGTATAGGCAAGTTGGGCCTGCGGCTTCTCCTTTTGGAGAAATTCGATCCATTTCGAATGATCATTTGAACCCAAATATTCATCCGCATCAAGTACTAAAATCCACTTTCCAGCAGCATGACGAAGCGATTCATTTCGGGCAGCAGCAAAATCATTGGACCATACGTAATCATAGATCTTTGCACCGAAGTTTTCCGCAATCTGTTTGGTTCTATCAGTTGATCCGGTATCAACGATAATAATCTCGTCAGCAATTCCTTTCACACTTTCCAAGCAGCGTGACAAAAGAGCTTCTTCATCCTTCACGATCATACAAACACTAAGTTGCGTCATAAAAATAATCAGCCCTTTAAGTTAATTCTTTTGGTCAAAAAACAAACTATTTGCTGCGTACTGTGAGGTATATGCATTTTTTTGAACTTTAATGGCCCCTTGTTTTTCCAACCAGTCGCTGGCATTCTGTCTATAGTACTCCATCTTGGAAAGAATTATCTTATCAAATTCACTTAATTTCCGCAACCGGAGCTTATATTCAGTTGTAAGCAACCCTTTTTGAGATTCAATTGAAAAAACAAGCTGCTCTCTTTGTTCAGAGAAGGCAGCAAGTTGTTCATACCCTATTTGATCAATTGAGCGAACGATCTCTGCAGTCAGCAATTCCAACTCATTGATATACTTCCCCAGCGTACTCATTGGGCTTGTTCCGCAGTTGAATTCACTAATTTACTGGCTTCATACCATGCTTCACGTAATTCCATCATATACTCAAGCACCTCAGTGGCGGGTTTCTTATCTTTCTTGAGATTTGACTGAATTAATTGAAAAATCATATATTCATAGACTTGATACAAACTTTTGGAAACGGGATAATCATGGTTTAGCGCTGCTATTAGCTCATTAATTACTGCCTGGGCTTTACATAAATTCGTATTAGCTTTTTCGTAATTTTTCTCGTCAATACCGGAGGTTCCCATGCGAATAAATCGAATGGCACCATCATAAAGCATCAACAGAAGTTGCGCCGGAGATGCTGTCTGTAATTGAGTCTGTTGATATTTTTGATAGGGTGAAGTAATCAAAGAAACTCCTCCTTGTTGGATTAAGATAACATACTCGTCAAACTTGAAGAAGTGCTGTTATACTTGTTCATAGCGGTTTCCATAGCAGTAAACTGTTTATAATACTGAGTTTCCTTCATAGTAAGCCTTTTATTTAAATCTTCAATTTTCCTTTCAAAATCCCTTAATTGATCGCCCATTTGACTGGATACCATAAAAGCAGTGGTTAAATCACTACTCACCTGCGAAGTCCCTGCTTTTTCATACATAGACGATAGAGCAACATTATCGATTTTTTTCAGACGGTTAAACAGACCATCTTTAGAAGTAAAATCTGTTTTAGTTGAATAGTCGGTTTGTCCAAATAGAGCAGAGACTTTCTCAGGATCAGCATCCAGAGCAGCACGTAACTTTTTTTCGTCCAGAACCAGTTTTCCATTTTCACTGTATTTCCCTGTTGTAATACCTATTTGTGTCATATTAATTTTGGATCCATCTGGAAGCACAACATCCGTTATCATAGCCGATCTCATGTCACTGAGTGATTTGTCAATAATGGAGTCATTTCTGAGCATACCACTTTTTGCTTTGGTCTCCCATAGTTTGATCTCATCCTCTTTCATATCTGCCTTTTGCTCTGTGCTTAAAGGCAAAAATTTCCTGAAACGTTCCTCAGAGGTTTTTTGGTTAAGAGTGGCTATTGTCGCGTTATAAGATTCCACAAAGGATTTAATCGTTTCGACCATCTTATCTACGTCCTGGGATACTTGGATCTGAGATGTTTCTCCAGCAGGTGTAGCGCCCTTCAAGGAGATGTCCACACCATTGATCGTGAAGTTATTGGATGACTGCTTTGTGGTTAACCCATTAATCTCAACAACAGCGTCCATCCCTTTGTTGACCGTAGTCATTCCAAGACTAGTTAGCAAATCACCTGATAATGTTATATTCTTTTCCCCTGTCTCCCTATTGGTAAAAGACATTTTACCAGAAGCAGTGTCATACACCGCAGTAACACCCGTATTTTTATCGTTATTGATTTTCTTGACAAGTGAATCAATGGTTTCATCAGCCGAAAAATTAATTGTTGCTGTACCAATGGTAATACTACCCG
This genomic interval carries:
- a CDS encoding tetratricopeptide repeat-containing glycosyltransferase family 2 protein, which translates into the protein MIVKDEEALLSRCLESVKGIADEIIIVDTGSTDRTKQIAENFGAKIYDYVWSNDFAAARNESLRHAAGKWILVLDADEYLGSNDHSKWIEFLQKEKPQAQLAYTLPVINFTGEKDYQEEMTTAPVTRLFPNFKGIHFERPIHEQLTRGGKEKLLHKKISLEIYHTGYQIQRVTEKSKHERNMSIFNEMKKANKLSAYDWFTLGNQYRFGKEDEEALQCYERAAKGATAKEAWYSHCLMGLISLYFKNGRLDSSWRWTEKELYKYKDFSEYHTIKGVHFETLGFFDDAIASYLQAINTAEQRAKRNQEIWLVDPMYSFETPVQQLVDIYFRLNDNQQAIYWLSKLLNKNNRNPKVLLKLVEWLCQNEEPAAIIGFLDKIYDVRNEAECNLLFKISLVLGQAELVNYYEKYLTTLDNINILDQFRYVILTDKKEEWMSLPIPEVNNDVDWKLQIWVQMVVGALKWNSLQRLHEITRILDHDDITQLTSIVEKLFFENSSVEEGLLKHYSSSLFLVSKQLFLIKEFEKFDQFIQLCKSPGIINQLANYFYTLNLTDMAMNYYSILLSQKELDFNSLVNLGLYHANQGYYSDAVEFLNEAIDKQPKAKHLYYLLIQHAAREQKQYFIDKFNLQFPEYGGISFVHNFFNNAKKA
- the fliD gene encoding flagellar filament capping protein FliD, producing MRIGGLASGMDIDSMVKKLMTAARVPLDKLNQQKQQLEWKREGYRTISTTLVGFNDKLTTFGRTDSINSKKATVTGASNVTATATGAATNSVLNIKVSNLATASSVVSTNGVANATKISEVYSNGAGSITIGTATINFSADETIDSLVKKINNDKNTGVTAVYDTASGKMSFTNRETGEKNITLSGDLLTSLGMTTVNKGMDAVVEINGLTTKQSSNNFTINGVDISLKGATPAGETSQIQVSQDVDKMVETIKSFVESYNATIATLNQKTSEERFRKFLPLSTEQKADMKEDEIKLWETKAKSGMLRNDSIIDKSLSDMRSAMITDVVLPDGSKINMTQIGITTGKYSENGKLVLDEKKLRAALDADPEKVSALFGQTDYSTKTDFTSKDGLFNRLKKIDNVALSSMYEKAGTSQVSSDLTTAFMVSSQMGDQLRDFERKIEDLNKRLTMKETQYYKQFTAMETAMNKYNSTSSSLTSMLS
- the fliS gene encoding flagellar export chaperone FliS, which translates into the protein MITSPYQKYQQTQLQTASPAQLLLMLYDGAIRFIRMGTSGIDEKNYEKANTNLCKAQAVINELIAALNHDYPVSKSLYQVYEYMIFQLIQSNLKKDKKPATEVLEYMMELREAWYEASKLVNSTAEQAQ